A single window of Chitinivibrio alkaliphilus ACht1 DNA harbors:
- a CDS encoding DUF302 domain-containing protein: MILTVFLAMGSVATVFAHDHGQQPDPVIVQPSERGFAETVSAFKDEVSQAGWSVLNVNNMAGVLSSRGYTMQPVVIIDVCSGQYSARILSEDAYRPVSAFMPCRVSIYKTADGTVFFSRMNAGAFGSMMDPEVAEVMEQSDAEISEIIDRARR; the protein is encoded by the coding sequence ATGATTCTTACCGTATTCCTAGCAATGGGAAGTGTCGCAACTGTGTTTGCTCACGACCATGGGCAGCAACCGGATCCCGTCATTGTTCAGCCAAGTGAGCGGGGGTTTGCGGAGACCGTTTCGGCCTTTAAAGATGAAGTTTCACAGGCTGGCTGGAGTGTGTTAAACGTAAATAATATGGCGGGTGTACTGTCTTCACGCGGGTACACAATGCAGCCGGTGGTTATTATTGATGTGTGCAGTGGGCAATACAGTGCGCGGATTCTTTCTGAAGATGCGTATCGTCCGGTTTCCGCCTTTATGCCGTGTCGGGTGAGTATCTATAAAACTGCTGATGGAACGGTATTCTTCAGCCGTATGAACGCAGGAGCCTTTGGGTCGATGATGGATCCTGAGGTGGCTGAAGTTATGGAGCAATCGGATGCGGAAATATCGGAAATTATTGACCGGGCTCGAAGATAA
- a CDS encoding TIGR02147 family protein: MKTIFEYLDYRVFLREYYEQKKEGSASFSLRLFGKKSGIDPSYLSKVIKEKRHIGERNVPDLAEALSLDNLEREYLETLLRFNKAPTEEQKQQFFEQLLSLRRPHTKCLTEEQFQFYSKWYYSALRNLLEFYPFYAGDDYGDLGKELSPPISAEEAQQGIALLEKLSLIKQDRSQRYRLTEHAISTGESWSSLAIRNFQKETILLSSEALRRHGKQERDISSITMNITEKEFPTIQNMLRRFRASLISYVNEIPRPNRVYQLNLQLIPLSQKHTDTSGDTNDTE, from the coding sequence ATGAAAACCATTTTTGAATATCTTGACTACCGCGTATTTCTTCGGGAGTACTACGAACAAAAAAAGGAGGGAAGCGCTTCTTTTTCTCTCCGGCTCTTTGGAAAAAAATCGGGGATAGACCCAAGCTATCTTTCCAAGGTCATCAAAGAAAAACGACACATCGGTGAGCGAAATGTACCCGATCTGGCAGAAGCACTTTCCCTTGACAACCTTGAACGGGAATATTTGGAAACACTCCTTCGTTTCAACAAAGCCCCCACGGAAGAACAAAAACAGCAATTTTTTGAGCAGCTTCTCAGCCTCCGCAGGCCCCATACCAAATGCCTTACGGAAGAGCAATTTCAGTTTTACAGCAAATGGTATTACTCCGCCTTACGAAACCTTCTGGAATTCTACCCCTTCTACGCAGGTGATGACTATGGAGATCTGGGCAAAGAACTATCACCGCCCATTTCAGCAGAAGAGGCACAACAAGGGATTGCTCTTTTAGAAAAACTCTCCCTTATAAAACAAGATCGCTCCCAACGGTATCGCCTCACGGAACACGCCATTTCAACGGGAGAATCGTGGTCCTCCCTGGCGATACGAAACTTTCAGAAAGAAACAATTCTACTCTCCAGTGAGGCCCTACGCAGACACGGCAAGCAGGAGCGTGACATCTCTTCGATTACCATGAATATTACGGAAAAGGAGTTTCCCACTATCCAGAACATGCTTCGGCGCTTTCGTGCCTCCCTTATCAGCTACGTGAATGAAATACCACGGCCAAACCGCGTATACCAGCTCAACCTTCAATTAATACCCCTCTCTCAAAAGCATACCGATACGTCCGGAGACACCAATGATACAGAATAG